One part of the Salinivirga cyanobacteriivorans genome encodes these proteins:
- a CDS encoding YgiQ family radical SAM protein codes for MQSTPKPDYTKWLPTTIKETRLQGWEEADVVLFSGDAYVDHPAFGAAVIGRIIENEGFKIAIVPQPNWQDDLRDFKKFGRPNLFFAVTAGSMDSMVNHYTAAKRRRSDDAYTPGGKAGFRPDYTVTIYTQILKKLYPETPVIIGGIEASMRRLTHYDYWSDKLKPSIMHESGADLLVYGMGEQTIRAICRLMYKGVPTENLATLPQVATLQNINAIPAHKKTEYIWLHSHETCVNSKKAFAANFAQIETESNKIESERLIQPIEDKAVVVSPPDAPVDEKQMDAIWALPFTRLPHPKYHKKPPIPAYEMIRHSVNSHRGCFGGCSFCAISAHQGKQVVSRSPNSILTEVKQITNMPDFKGHISDIGGPSANMYKMQGKDLAICKKCKRPSCIYPQVCKNLKMEHQPMVDLYRQAQQIPGVKKITIGSGIRYDMLYDKKGEMTRDGKRYASQVIKNHVSGRLKVAPEHSQPSVLKWMRKPNFGQFRKFQKYFAEENRKAGLKQQLIPYFISSHPGCDWQDMAELAIESKKQHFHLEQVQDFTPTPMTLATVMFYTGLDPYTMKPVKVARNMKDKKLQRSFFFWHKPNERKQILHFLKQQKRPDLIKKLNG; via the coding sequence ATGCAATCAACTCCAAAACCTGATTACACCAAATGGCTCCCGACCACAATTAAAGAAACACGCCTGCAAGGGTGGGAAGAAGCTGATGTGGTGTTATTTTCAGGCGATGCATATGTCGACCATCCGGCTTTCGGAGCTGCTGTAATTGGCCGAATTATTGAAAACGAAGGGTTTAAAATAGCCATTGTACCACAACCCAACTGGCAAGATGACCTACGCGATTTTAAAAAATTTGGCCGTCCCAACCTGTTTTTCGCCGTCACTGCCGGCAGCATGGACAGCATGGTGAACCATTATACCGCTGCAAAAAGACGCAGAAGTGACGATGCCTACACGCCGGGAGGAAAAGCCGGGTTCAGACCTGACTACACCGTTACCATATACACCCAAATACTGAAAAAACTTTACCCGGAAACACCTGTAATTATTGGCGGAATAGAGGCCTCAATGCGACGACTTACCCATTATGATTACTGGTCAGATAAACTAAAACCCTCCATTATGCACGAAAGCGGCGCCGATTTATTGGTTTACGGTATGGGCGAGCAAACCATACGTGCCATTTGCAGGCTTATGTATAAAGGGGTACCAACCGAAAACTTAGCCACCCTGCCACAGGTTGCGACTTTACAAAACATCAATGCAATTCCGGCACACAAAAAAACTGAATACATATGGCTACACAGCCATGAAACATGTGTAAATTCAAAAAAAGCCTTTGCAGCCAATTTTGCACAAATCGAAACCGAAAGCAATAAAATCGAGTCTGAAAGATTAATACAACCCATTGAGGATAAGGCAGTGGTGGTATCGCCACCGGACGCACCTGTAGACGAAAAACAAATGGACGCTATTTGGGCACTTCCATTTACCCGTTTACCCCATCCAAAGTATCATAAAAAACCGCCAATACCGGCTTATGAAATGATCAGACATTCGGTAAACTCACACAGAGGTTGTTTTGGAGGATGTAGTTTTTGTGCCATCAGTGCGCACCAGGGTAAACAAGTCGTTAGCCGTAGTCCTAACAGCATATTAACGGAGGTAAAACAAATTACCAATATGCCTGATTTCAAGGGGCACATTTCAGACATCGGGGGCCCCTCAGCCAACATGTACAAAATGCAGGGCAAAGACCTGGCTATTTGTAAAAAATGCAAAAGACCATCGTGCATATACCCACAGGTATGTAAAAATCTTAAAATGGAGCACCAACCAATGGTAGACCTCTACAGACAGGCACAACAAATACCGGGCGTAAAAAAAATAACCATTGGCAGCGGCATACGCTACGACATGCTTTATGATAAAAAAGGTGAAATGACCAGGGACGGTAAAAGATATGCCAGCCAGGTAATAAAAAACCATGTAAGCGGAAGGCTTAAAGTAGCACCCGAGCATTCGCAGCCATCTGTATTAAAATGGATGCGCAAACCCAATTTCGGGCAATTTCGCAAATTTCAAAAATACTTTGCAGAAGAGAACCGCAAAGCCGGACTCAAACAGCAACTCATTCCTTATTTCATCTCCAGTCATCCGGGCTGCGACTGGCAGGATATGGCAGAGCTGGCCATTGAATCCAAAAAACAACACTTTCATTTGGAGCAGGTGCAGGATTTTACCCCTACGCCAATGACACTGGCCACAGTAATGTTCTACACCGGCCTCGATCCTTACACCATGAAACCCGTTAAGGTAGCCCGCAACATGAAAGATAAAAAACTACAGCGCAGCTTCTTTTTCTGGCACAAACCCAACGAACGCAAGCAAATTTTACATTTTTTAAAACAACAAAAACGGCCTGATTTGATTAAGAAACTGAATGGGTGA
- a CDS encoding CIA30 family protein produces MLQSVTIFDFSSETNSKDWRIVNDGVMGGRSQGAITVNEEGYGEFAGTISLENYGGFSMVQYSFPALDTKPQNQFTLRIKGDGKRYQFRVRTNQSDRHAYVANFPTNGQWQTIEIPFESMYPVFRGQKLNYPNFPGKQMEEIGFLIGNKKAETFRLIIDKITIE; encoded by the coding sequence ATGCTACAATCTGTTACCATTTTCGACTTTTCATCCGAAACAAATTCAAAAGACTGGAGAATTGTCAATGATGGTGTAATGGGAGGACGCTCACAGGGAGCTATAACAGTAAACGAAGAAGGATATGGCGAGTTTGCAGGTACCATTTCTCTTGAGAATTACGGAGGGTTCTCAATGGTCCAGTATAGTTTTCCCGCTTTGGATACAAAGCCACAAAACCAATTCACACTCAGAATAAAGGGCGATGGAAAGCGATATCAGTTTCGCGTAAGAACTAATCAATCAGACAGACATGCTTATGTTGCAAATTTCCCTACCAATGGTCAATGGCAAACCATTGAAATTCCTTTTGAGAGCATGTACCCTGTCTTTCGTGGCCAAAAACTCAACTATCCAAACTTCCCGGGCAAACAGATGGAAGAAATTGGCTTTCTGATCGGGAACAAAAAAGCCGAAACATTCAGGTTAATAATAGATAAAATCACAATTGAATAA
- a CDS encoding transposase: MSVRRKKFDKEFKKMAVELCQTQQNRPKKEIAQELGITDNMLNRWVREHDKYGDNSFAGQGRPVMTDKEKELAQLRKELRETQIERDILKKAVSIFSKGDSRNTNS; encoded by the coding sequence ATGAGTGTACGAAGAAAGAAGTTTGACAAAGAATTTAAAAAAATGGCAGTAGAGCTTTGTCAGACACAGCAAAACAGGCCAAAAAAGGAAATTGCACAAGAGTTGGGCATTACAGACAACATGTTAAACCGTTGGGTCAGGGAGCATGATAAATATGGAGATAACAGCTTTGCTGGACAAGGCAGGCCTGTGATGACCGACAAGGAGAAAGAGCTGGCACAGCTTCGAAAAGAACTGCGGGAAACGCAAATAGAGCGCGATATCTTAAAAAAGGCAGTGAGCATTTTCTCCAAGGGCGACAGCAGAAATACGAATTCATAA
- the cas1 gene encoding type II CRISPR-associated endonuclease Cas1, whose amino-acid sequence MLKRTIYFSSPGFLSVKDMQLVFDPKNGSDVKNVPVEDIGFMILENQQITVSSPLIEELMNHNVAVVFCDSRHHPQSMLLNMEGHHQQTEIYRQQITASEPLKKNLWKQTVAAKIANQAKLLEKIGADPNPLPHLASRVKSGDVDNREGMAARVYWQRIFGQSFLRDRYGKWPNALLNYGYIVLRAAVARALTGSGLFPSFGIFHHNRYNAFCLADDIMEPYRPFVDMAVWNVCEKYPDVTEMHKEIKAEMLQVLSVDVGMKKQTRPLMVAITHTTASLAACFTRDKKNIEYPILI is encoded by the coding sequence ATGTTGAAACGTACAATTTATTTCTCCAGCCCCGGATTTTTATCAGTTAAAGATATGCAACTGGTTTTTGATCCGAAAAATGGTAGTGATGTTAAAAATGTACCTGTTGAAGATATTGGATTCATGATCCTTGAAAACCAACAAATTACTGTTTCATCGCCATTAATTGAAGAACTCATGAATCACAATGTAGCTGTTGTTTTCTGCGATAGCCGGCATCATCCGCAATCTATGCTGCTCAATATGGAAGGGCATCATCAACAAACTGAAATTTATCGTCAACAAATTACTGCTTCGGAACCATTGAAGAAAAACTTATGGAAGCAAACTGTAGCAGCCAAAATTGCTAACCAGGCTAAATTGCTGGAGAAAATTGGAGCTGACCCGAATCCCCTGCCACATTTGGCAAGCCGGGTAAAAAGTGGCGATGTTGATAATCGCGAAGGTATGGCCGCCAGAGTTTACTGGCAACGTATTTTTGGTCAGTCATTTTTGAGAGACAGGTATGGAAAATGGCCCAATGCCCTTTTAAATTACGGTTATATTGTGCTTCGGGCAGCAGTGGCCAGGGCACTGACCGGTTCTGGCCTTTTCCCTTCTTTTGGCATATTTCATCACAACCGATACAATGCTTTTTGTCTGGCTGATGATATCATGGAGCCCTACCGGCCTTTTGTAGATATGGCCGTTTGGAATGTATGTGAGAAATACCCTGATGTAACCGAAATGCATAAAGAAATTAAGGCGGAGATGTTACAAGTGCTATCTGTTGATGTGGGTATGAAAAAACAAACCCGTCCACTTATGGTGGCCATTACACATACTACCGCATCATTGGCAGCATGCTTTACCAGGGATAAAAAAAATATAGAATACCCAATATTGATTTAA
- a CDS encoding IS1634 family transposase: MFVRKKKNKSGSVSIQIIKKIDRSNKVIKTIGSSSEPDEIERLYYKALYELPRLYGPTLFDPLKESRICDLTNDDIHVVGPELIFSKIFNYIGFNQIKDELFKALCISRITHPGSKLNLSLYLQENHKSDISVDRIYYFMDRLNSRYKKQVEEISFQYTKKVLGGKIGIVFYDMTTIYFESSQPDELKQTGFSKDGKHQHPQIFLGLLVGKEGYPIGYDIFEGSIYEGHTLIPILEKFERRFSLNKPIVVADAGLLSAKNIESLKINRYTFILGARIKNENNIIKKQIRELNLQDGQIAKIEKPDNTVLFISFSDKRAKKDLSNRERGLKRLEKSLNAGRLTKSNINNRGYNKYLKMQGELKINIDYEKFRNDSTWDGLKGYLTNTKLSGKEVIENYNNLWKIEKAFRISKTDLKIRPIYHRLKERIEAHICISFVSYLLYKELEKTLKENDTGISINKAIKAINKMYEIQVGNKRILLRNNETQQNIIDLINSKF; this comes from the coding sequence ATGTTTGTTCGGAAGAAGAAAAATAAAAGTGGTAGTGTAAGCATTCAAATCATTAAGAAAATTGATAGGAGTAATAAAGTTATCAAGACTATAGGCTCCTCATCAGAACCAGATGAAATTGAACGACTTTATTACAAAGCCTTATATGAACTGCCTCGTTTATATGGCCCTACGTTATTTGATCCACTAAAAGAATCCAGAATATGCGATCTAACAAATGATGATATTCATGTAGTTGGACCTGAGCTTATTTTCAGCAAAATTTTCAATTATATAGGATTTAATCAAATAAAGGATGAGTTGTTTAAAGCCTTGTGTATTTCCAGGATAACACATCCAGGCAGTAAACTTAATTTATCTCTATATCTACAGGAAAACCATAAATCAGATATTTCTGTAGATAGGATTTATTATTTCATGGATCGTTTAAACTCGAGGTATAAAAAGCAAGTTGAAGAGATCAGTTTTCAATACACAAAAAAAGTATTGGGGGGCAAAATAGGAATTGTCTTTTATGATATGACTACGATTTATTTTGAAAGTAGTCAACCAGACGAACTAAAACAAACAGGTTTCTCAAAGGATGGGAAACACCAGCACCCACAAATATTTTTAGGGCTGCTAGTCGGCAAGGAAGGGTATCCAATTGGATACGATATTTTTGAAGGTAGTATCTATGAAGGCCATACTTTGATCCCTATATTAGAAAAATTTGAGCGGCGGTTTAGTTTAAATAAACCCATTGTAGTAGCTGATGCCGGGTTATTATCAGCAAAAAATATTGAGTCACTGAAAATCAATCGATATACATTCATTTTAGGAGCAAGAATCAAAAATGAAAATAATATCATAAAAAAACAGATCAGGGAACTGAACCTGCAAGATGGACAAATTGCAAAAATAGAAAAGCCAGATAACACTGTCTTATTTATAAGTTTTTCTGATAAAAGGGCAAAGAAAGACCTTTCAAATAGAGAACGTGGATTAAAAAGATTAGAGAAAAGCCTAAATGCAGGTCGATTGACAAAAAGCAATATTAACAACCGTGGTTACAACAAGTATCTAAAAATGCAAGGAGAACTCAAGATAAATATTGATTATGAAAAGTTTAGAAATGATTCTACATGGGATGGTTTAAAGGGATATCTCACAAACACAAAACTATCAGGGAAAGAAGTAATTGAAAACTATAATAACCTATGGAAAATTGAAAAAGCATTTAGGATATCTAAGACTGACCTTAAAATCAGACCAATTTATCATCGATTAAAAGAAAGAATTGAAGCTCATATTTGTATTTCATTTGTTTCATACTTACTGTACAAAGAATTAGAAAAAACACTTAAAGAGAATGACACTGGCATATCTATAAATAAAGCAATTAAAGCTATAAATAAGATGTATGAAATTCAAGTCGGTAATAAAAGAATTCTACTTAGGAACAATGAAACTCAACAAAACATTATTGACCTAATAAACTCGAAATTTTAA
- a CDS encoding (deoxy)nucleoside triphosphate pyrophosphohydrolase, giving the protein MDKEGLVVTCAIISDGLRYFACQRPVAKKHGGKWEFPGGKIRSGELLSEGIKRELNEELNIEVQVLEQLESITEAYNDFVIHLYPFWCKIIKGYPEPLEHQQIGWFKIEELAKMDFTRADKVLIDRIKKAGGVPAIGEQR; this is encoded by the coding sequence ATGGATAAAGAGGGGCTTGTGGTAACTTGTGCAATTATTTCCGATGGATTACGCTACTTTGCCTGTCAGCGGCCTGTTGCAAAAAAACATGGAGGTAAATGGGAGTTTCCGGGAGGAAAGATTCGCTCAGGTGAGCTGCTGAGTGAAGGTATTAAGCGGGAGCTTAATGAAGAGTTGAATATTGAGGTGCAGGTACTCGAGCAACTAGAAAGTATAACAGAAGCGTATAATGATTTTGTAATTCATTTATATCCCTTCTGGTGCAAAATTATAAAAGGTTATCCTGAGCCTTTGGAACATCAGCAAATAGGCTGGTTTAAAATTGAAGAGCTTGCGAAAATGGATTTTACCCGGGCTGACAAAGTACTTATAGACCGCATAAAAAAAGCCGGCGGAGTGCCGGCTATTGGGGAACAGCGATAA
- a CDS encoding NAD(P)/FAD-dependent oxidoreductase, with translation MKQFDVIVIGAGAAGLMAAGRAAEKGARVLVLEKMKREGRKLLITGKGRCNITNDLAVSEFIKHVYPNGRFLRNAFNRFYSQDVLQLLEQYGVETVLERGGRYYPKSQKAADVVRALKKWIDELGVEVRFGQQVYELLLENNAIKGVRCNQERFDCEKIIIATGGKSYPATGSTGDGYCLAEAVGHTIENIRPALVPLTVESKVPGKLESLNLRNINAILWIDGKKAAEQFGEMTFISRGLDGPVILTLSRAAVDALNHKRKVVVTIDLKPALDEKKLDNRFLRDLDANGKKKFRNVFSDWLPAALVPVFMEELKLDGEKECSQVSASERKAIRKLFKNWTFKITGHRPWEEAIVTAGGVATSEVSPKTMESKLIAGLHFAGEVLDLDAETGGFNLQIAWSTGWVAGDAVK, from the coding sequence ATGAAACAATTTGATGTGATTGTAATAGGAGCCGGTGCCGCAGGTTTAATGGCTGCAGGCAGAGCAGCTGAAAAAGGTGCCCGGGTTTTGGTTTTGGAGAAAATGAAACGCGAGGGCCGTAAGCTTTTGATAACAGGGAAGGGAAGATGTAATATTACAAATGACCTGGCCGTTTCGGAGTTTATTAAGCATGTGTATCCCAATGGCCGTTTTTTAAGAAATGCGTTTAACAGGTTCTATAGTCAGGATGTTTTGCAGTTGCTCGAGCAATATGGCGTTGAAACTGTGTTGGAACGGGGCGGTCGTTATTATCCCAAAAGTCAGAAAGCAGCTGATGTTGTTCGTGCGTTAAAGAAATGGATTGATGAACTCGGGGTTGAAGTGAGGTTTGGACAGCAGGTTTATGAGTTGTTGTTGGAAAACAATGCGATAAAAGGGGTGCGCTGTAATCAGGAGCGTTTTGATTGTGAAAAGATTATTATTGCTACCGGAGGGAAATCGTACCCGGCAACCGGATCCACAGGTGATGGATATTGCCTTGCCGAAGCTGTGGGGCATACCATCGAAAATATCCGTCCTGCTTTGGTTCCGTTAACTGTTGAAAGTAAGGTTCCCGGCAAGCTGGAGTCTTTAAATCTTCGAAATATAAATGCTATTTTGTGGATTGATGGGAAAAAAGCAGCAGAACAGTTTGGAGAGATGACTTTTATATCCAGAGGCTTAGATGGCCCTGTGATTCTTACATTAAGTCGTGCAGCGGTAGATGCATTAAACCATAAACGAAAGGTTGTGGTTACAATTGATTTAAAACCTGCCCTCGACGAAAAGAAGCTGGATAATCGATTTTTGCGTGATTTGGATGCCAATGGCAAGAAAAAATTCAGGAATGTGTTTTCTGATTGGCTTCCGGCTGCACTTGTACCTGTTTTTATGGAGGAATTGAAGCTCGATGGCGAAAAAGAGTGTAGTCAGGTGTCAGCATCAGAGAGAAAAGCCATTCGGAAGTTGTTTAAAAACTGGACATTTAAGATTACAGGTCACAGGCCCTGGGAGGAGGCAATTGTAACAGCAGGTGGTGTTGCTACAAGCGAGGTTTCACCGAAAACTATGGAATCGAAACTGATTGCTGGGTTGCATTTTGCCGGAGAGGTGCTGGATTTAGATGCGGAAACAGGTGGGTTTAATTTGCAAATTGCCTGGTCAACAGGTTGGGTGGCAGGAGATGCCGTTAAATAA
- a CDS encoding two-component regulator propeller domain-containing protein, with protein MIKSCLILKISILLLTVVNVSGQQYNFHHYNVENGFPQANADEIIQDHLGYIWITTQVGAVRFDGTDYHILNEENDLPNNLTSTLYSDSKNQLWIGTRKGLAVYNYDTVFVFGEKQGLVGNWVRHVWEDKYGKLWVMTDKGLCFKNDTVFECINLPIPDQTIQCHVQKDNHIILGTTSGLIRQTGDTTFEIIQPELRSYSIEDIEYDTTGSLWIATQKNGLYRITNNRIKKIQNQNTMNTSATRELLCDNNGVMWVGTEGNGMFRYDGKQFHQYSTRNGMFNSSVLELVQDKEGNIWIGGRNGIVVYNPTNPFTHYPRANMGNKETVFGMLLDSKHNYWFASYGGGLSKYDGEKWTYYTKKDGLGDNRLFSLLEDPKHNIWISTAGHGIVKFDGHKFEVFDSDNGFLNARVFKIIQDNDQNIWACTQFEGIAKYDGHKFRQYTTDDGLPDNSVMSAELDTSGNIWFGTIGNGIFIRKNDKFIVPQINTDNIPTYIRSIVRDSTGAIWLGTASMGACRLSKQKNGSYNLESFTTKHGLNSDNIYFLFCDDNDQIWAGTEKGINRITFDRQREIKQIYTYGKAEGFKGVETSINGAMMDHMGNLWFASIIGATKYEPGVEQQNNVEPQTHITGLKLFYQNTNWETFTDKTDVHQLPIGLKLAHNQNHLTFQFDALSFTNPDQVFYQYRLKGLDSKWSPKTHIKEAVYANIPPGDYTFMVKACNNDGLWNKQATKFSFEITPPFWQTTWFYIVASLTLVFLIIFYIHFRISQYKKAQQILEQKVEDRTKEIAQQKNEIQEKNEELNQRNEEIAAQRDEIEEQKNRIEDLFRDQTNSIKYARHIQKAILPNTTLFKEELKNHFIFFRPQSIVSGDFYYIAIHREWIIISAVDSTGHGVPGGFMSMLGMSFMNEIIYSMQDIQVDIVLNKLRKYIIRSLKQKGKPGEHKEGLEMALIAINKRTLECQYAGASSPLLLVRNNSKKPQNAEKVQTVEANTLYRFTPDNMPISIYPKMQPFRKHTFNLIKGDKLYLFTDGFIDQYGGQNIKKVSSKQFQQLILKTATLEMPEQKKQLITFYDKWKSNQLQIDDVLVLGLEI; from the coding sequence ATGATAAAAAGTTGCCTAATATTAAAGATTTCAATACTGTTACTTACAGTAGTTAATGTTAGCGGGCAACAATATAACTTTCATCACTACAATGTAGAAAACGGATTTCCACAGGCCAATGCAGACGAAATAATACAGGACCATCTTGGCTATATTTGGATCACAACTCAGGTGGGTGCTGTAAGATTTGATGGTACCGATTACCATATTTTAAACGAGGAAAACGATTTGCCAAACAACCTGACCTCTACATTATACTCCGACAGCAAAAACCAACTCTGGATAGGAACACGCAAAGGGCTGGCTGTTTACAATTACGACACCGTATTTGTATTCGGGGAAAAACAGGGACTTGTTGGCAATTGGGTCAGGCACGTTTGGGAAGATAAATATGGCAAACTTTGGGTAATGACTGATAAAGGACTCTGTTTTAAAAACGATACTGTTTTTGAATGTATCAATTTGCCCATACCGGATCAAACTATACAGTGTCATGTGCAAAAAGACAACCACATTATTTTAGGCACAACATCAGGGCTTATTAGGCAAACCGGTGATACAACATTTGAAATAATACAGCCAGAATTACGATCATATAGCATAGAAGACATTGAGTATGACACAACTGGCAGCCTCTGGATAGCAACACAGAAAAACGGGCTTTATCGCATTACAAACAACCGCATAAAAAAAATTCAGAATCAAAACACAATGAACACCTCAGCCACCAGAGAATTACTTTGCGATAATAATGGAGTAATGTGGGTAGGAACTGAGGGGAATGGCATGTTCCGCTACGATGGAAAACAATTTCACCAGTATTCCACCCGGAACGGTATGTTTAACTCATCTGTTTTGGAGTTGGTGCAAGACAAAGAGGGCAATATATGGATTGGTGGAAGGAATGGCATTGTTGTGTATAATCCCACCAACCCTTTCACCCATTACCCACGGGCAAATATGGGAAACAAAGAAACGGTTTTCGGCATGCTCCTGGACAGTAAACACAACTACTGGTTTGCATCATATGGTGGAGGGTTGTCGAAATACGATGGGGAGAAGTGGACTTATTACACAAAAAAAGACGGTCTGGGAGACAACAGATTATTCTCTTTGCTCGAAGACCCAAAACACAACATATGGATTTCCACAGCCGGCCATGGTATTGTAAAATTCGACGGACACAAATTTGAAGTATTCGACTCAGACAATGGTTTTCTCAATGCCAGAGTTTTCAAAATCATTCAGGATAACGACCAAAATATATGGGCCTGCACGCAATTCGAAGGTATTGCAAAATACGATGGTCATAAATTCAGGCAGTATACAACTGACGATGGCTTGCCGGACAACTCTGTTATGAGCGCTGAGCTCGACACATCAGGTAACATATGGTTTGGAACCATAGGCAATGGAATATTTATCAGGAAAAACGATAAATTTATCGTTCCACAAATAAACACCGACAACATACCCACCTACATCAGGAGCATAGTGCGCGACAGCACAGGCGCAATATGGCTTGGCACAGCTTCGATGGGTGCATGCCGGCTGTCTAAACAAAAAAATGGTTCGTATAATTTAGAATCGTTCACAACTAAGCATGGACTCAATTCCGATAATATTTACTTCCTTTTTTGCGATGACAATGACCAGATATGGGCCGGAACAGAAAAAGGAATCAACCGGATTACATTCGACAGGCAAAGGGAAATAAAGCAAATATACACCTATGGCAAAGCTGAAGGATTTAAAGGAGTAGAAACTTCTATAAACGGAGCCATGATGGACCACATGGGCAACCTTTGGTTTGCTTCAATTATTGGTGCCACCAAATATGAACCCGGTGTCGAACAACAAAACAACGTCGAACCACAAACACACATCACAGGCCTGAAGCTTTTTTATCAAAACACCAACTGGGAAACATTCACTGACAAAACCGATGTGCACCAGCTACCCATTGGGCTTAAGCTTGCGCACAATCAAAACCACCTCACGTTTCAATTCGATGCCTTAAGTTTCACCAACCCTGACCAGGTTTTCTATCAATATAGACTTAAAGGATTAGACAGCAAATGGTCGCCCAAAACACACATAAAAGAAGCTGTTTATGCCAACATACCCCCAGGAGATTATACTTTTATGGTTAAGGCCTGCAACAACGACGGTTTGTGGAACAAACAGGCCACTAAATTCAGCTTTGAAATCACACCTCCATTTTGGCAAACAACCTGGTTTTATATCGTAGCATCACTGACATTGGTGTTTTTAATAATTTTTTACATACATTTCCGCATTAGCCAATATAAAAAAGCCCAGCAAATATTGGAGCAAAAAGTAGAAGACAGAACAAAAGAAATTGCCCAGCAAAAAAACGAAATTCAAGAAAAAAATGAAGAACTAAACCAACGTAACGAAGAAATTGCTGCACAAAGAGATGAAATTGAGGAACAAAAAAACCGGATAGAAGATCTTTTTAGAGACCAAACCAATAGTATTAAATATGCCAGGCATATACAAAAAGCCATCTTACCAAATACTACGCTCTTTAAAGAAGAGCTTAAAAACCATTTCATATTTTTCCGCCCCCAAAGCATTGTGAGTGGTGACTTTTATTACATTGCCATTCACCGCGAATGGATCATTATTTCTGCAGTAGACAGCACAGGACATGGGGTTCCCGGCGGGTTTATGAGCATGCTCGGCATGTCGTTCATGAACGAAATTATATATTCTATGCAGGATATCCAGGTAGACATCGTGCTCAATAAACTTCGCAAATACATAATTAGATCGTTAAAACAAAAAGGCAAGCCCGGCGAACACAAGGAAGGACTCGAAATGGCCCTGATTGCCATTAATAAAAGAACCCTTGAATGCCAGTATGCAGGAGCAAGCAGCCCACTATTATTGGTCAGAAATAATAGTAAAAAACCACAAAATGCAGAGAAAGTACAAACCGTTGAGGCAAATACACTTTACAGGTTTACGCCCGATAACATGCCCATATCCATCTATCCTAAAATGCAACCTTTCCGGAAACACACCTTCAATTTAATTAAGGGCGATAAACTTTACCTTTTCACCGATGGTTTTATAGACCAGTACGGAGGACAAAATATTAAAAAAGTATCGAGCAAGCAATTTCAGCAATTAATTCTTAAAACTGCTACATTAGAAATGCCTGAGCAAAAAAAGCAACTGATAACTTTTTATGACAAATGGAAAAGCAACCAACTCCAAATTGATGATGTACTCGTACTGGGCCTGGAAATTTAG
- the cas2 gene encoding CRISPR-associated endonuclease Cas2, which translates to MWLFVFFDLPTNTKKERKAAARFRKDLMRDGFSMMQYSVYNRHCASKESADVHEKRIKNFIPEKGQVSILRITDKQYGNIVNYWGVKEDPLPEGPKQLEIF; encoded by the coding sequence ATGTGGCTGTTTGTATTTTTCGATTTACCCACCAACACTAAAAAAGAACGGAAGGCTGCAGCCAGATTCCGCAAAGATTTGATGCGTGATGGGTTTAGTATGATGCAGTATTCGGTTTACAACCGGCATTGTGCCAGTAAAGAGAGTGCCGATGTGCACGAAAAACGCATAAAAAACTTCATCCCGGAAAAAGGGCAAGTCAGTATTTTGCGCATAACGGATAAACAGTATGGGAATATTGTAAATTATTGGGGCGTGAAAGAAGATCCCTTGCCCGAAGGGCCAAAGCAGTTGGAAATATTCTAA